The Coffea arabica cultivar ET-39 chromosome 10e, Coffea Arabica ET-39 HiFi, whole genome shotgun sequence region CTAGTCTCTTGATTCAACATATGATCTCCTACAAACTCATCCTGACTTAAAATCTGATTTTGTACACTGTTTTGATCAGTTTGGACGTGTTTTCGCCTTCGTCCCCCTCTATGGATTCTTTGTGAACCTTCTTGTGTGGCTCTTCGAACACGTGCCCGTGGAACTACATGTTGCAACTCTTCATCCATTGAGAGCGGCATTATTGGATTCAATGGTAGGAGTTTCAATCTCATCTCACATCCAATGGCACGCATAGTTGATTGGCACATATCCCGAATATCAGTGAGAGCAGGAACAGAGATGGCCTCAGCATGTGGTAATGCTTCAAGTGATCTATAATAGACACGATGCAATGTATCTACCTGAAATGTTATCAAAATAAATTCTAATGCTGCCAATACAAAACTTTAAACAAAGTAGTCAattaaaaatatctaaataATGGTTACCATCATCTCATTAGCTGGTGCAATACCCTGATAACCAGCTGGTAATAGTGGTCTCAATGATGGGTTGCCAATAAGCAATCTTGTACGCTGCTTATACCAAGTCATATACTCTAAGCTAGCCTCACCAGGAACCTCCTCGAGTTCACCTTCTTGTATACTTGAAGCTCGATCCATCCACATTTGGATGTGGCGGTAGTGTTTAAGGGTCCAATCTGTATTTCGTCTGCCTCGACGATCCACTTGATGCAAACTCCAATCCGTGTCACATGGTGCCGGAATATGCTGAACAAATCCAAATTGTCGCATACACCTATCTGGTAGGTGTAGCTCTACTATATCCCAACAAATAAGTGCAGTTCGACTACGCCACAATTCAGAACTAGCCAAACAACACTGAGGCAATGTCTCTAAAATGTGTTGAGGATATGGTTGCCATACAAACTATGAATAACAAAatggaaaattacaaaataaactaaaaaaatttgGTTGTAACTTGCAATTTACCATGATACAtgaaatatgcatgaaataaaTACTTACATGATCATCTCTCAAGCTATCTAGTTGATCTCGATATACAACTAATACATGCATTGCTACTCTAGAAAGGTTAAAATCGACATTCCACCTACAGAATAATCAACAATACACCGTCATTGTTACGGTCATGTATCTAAATTATATACCTAATATATCCTAACACTAATAGGCAGATACAAACTAACCTTGCACCATAAGGACTCTCAGCTGGCAACTCCATTTTAGGCACTGGCCTATCTGGACATAAGGTAGGAAATCGTTCCCATGTCCAaagctaaaacaaaaattaggatATTTAACAAGAATAGGTCATAATTGttagaaaccaaaaaaaaattcaaagagtTTTAGTGAAAATACCTGTAAAAGAACCAATGGTCCAGCAATCTCTTGTGAGGTACAAAGAGTAGCTCTACATAGTCCACGATATAAAAAAGCAAGAACTGCACTCCCCCAACTATATGTTCGAGTAACAGTAAAATCTCTTAGAAATGACAAATACATTAGGCTGACCATGTTGCCAGATTTATCTGAAAACAGGTGACCACCAATAAGCTGTAAAATACGCATCCTAGCATGACATCTAATATCATCATCTGATGCATCACTAGGAAGTCTGACAGCTAAGGGAGCATCTAAACAACCCAATAATAGTTTCCCTCCCTTAATATCATCTGTTTTAGGTCGAAATCCTAACAAGTCCTCACAAATCGGCAACCAATCCTCTGATTTTTGATGTGTGTCCACACCTATAACAGGCTGTCCGTCAATAGGAAGCCCCCATAATATCCCTATATCTTGTAAAGTGACGGTAGCCTCACCAATAGGAAGATGAAATGAGTGAGTTTCAGTTCGCCAACGCTCAACCAAAGCTGTGACAAGTGCGTGGTCGAGTTGTATTTGACCTGTGCGCACAACACCACCAAAGCCAGATTCATCAATATACCAAGATGAAAGCATCATCTCTAGACGGCAAAGATGCTTCATTCTGGACTAAGTTATGAATCACATCAGTTATCCCAAGTGCATTTCCAATTTCAGCCCCAACAATAGGTTCTTCAACTGCTAAAATGGTTCTCATAGTTCCAATTTCTTCTCTATTATGATCCAATTGAAATGAACTAGAACAGCCAACATCATCTTCTAGTACATGCACCTGTCTTTGTTGGTTAGCACTCGCAGTTTCATTATGTTCTGTATATTCGAGTGCATTCCGTGACActaaaggagtaggtaatgatgaTTGGATGGGTTTCAATGAAGGTGACATACTACTCATAGCACGAAAAATGATATCATTATTTGAAGATGGCAACCATTGTGCACCATGCTTATCTTTAAGAAAAGATTGAGTGCATGAAGTTGTAGGTGCAGGTAATATCGGAGATTCAACATCTTGTGTCAGCAAATTTACATATGGAGCCATTTCCTTACTGGTAAAGATGTTATTGCCCTCTTGACAATTGAGAACTGATTCTTGTACAATGTATAGATGAACCATAGTATTTGGGTACTCAGCTGCTAAAGAAAATATCAAATCCATTCCCTCTTCGTTCATTATTAGTAATGGGCAAAATTTGAAACCCCACGGTCCATGATCAGGATATTTGCAGATGAGCTTCAAATCTATAGTTATTGTATCTACTCCAATATATGAGTGTATATTACTTAGTAAGTCTCCAAATCTTATCCTGTGGTTGATTGTAACTATCTTGCCAATTGGGCCTATAAATCCCAAATCAGGATAATATTGGATATGACCATCCCAATATAAAGCAAGTTTCAATGGATGTTGAAGATCCATTAAAACATATGCTAACAAGCCTTCAAATGCAATGTAAACTACAGTCAATTCATCTCGAATGTTGAAAAATACTATAAATAAAAAGTATATTTTAAAACCAGTCATATCTTGTAAATGTAGGTAACTCCTAAACTTCTAAACTGTCCACAGGTATTACGTTTTATACTGTGAAAGaatctttcaaaaat contains the following coding sequences:
- the LOC140015199 gene encoding serine/threonine-protein phosphatase 7 long form homolog, with protein sequence MKHLCRLEMMLSSWYIDESGFGGVVRTGQIQLDHALVTALVERWRTETHSFHLPIGEATVTLQDIGILWGLPIDGQPVIGVDTHQKSEDWLPICEDLLGFRPKTDDIKGGKLLLGCLDAPLAVRLPSDASDDDIRCHARMRILQLIGGHLFSDKSGNMVSLMYLSFLRDFTVTRTYSWGSAVLAFLYRGLCRATLCTSQEIAGPLVLLQLWTWERFPTLCPDRPVPKMELPAESPYGARWNVDFNLSRVAMHVLVVYRDQLDSLRDDHSNCTYLLGYSRATPTR
- the LOC140015370 gene encoding uncharacterized protein; its protein translation is MRQFGFVQHIPAPCDTDWSLHQVDRRGRRNTDWTLKHYRHIQMWMDRASSIQEGELEEVPGEASLEYMTWYKQRTRLLIGNPSLRPLLPAGYQGIAPANEMMVDTLHRVYYRSLEALPHAEAISVPALTDIRDMCQSTMRAIGCEMRLKLLPLNPIMPLSMDEELQHVVPRARVRRATQEGSQRIHRGGRRRKHVQTDQNSVQNQILSQDEFVGDHMLNQETRDVGNEQTANEFNQTCDRTSEINLDQGQGDEHTEADTTHAQAGEHDVTHAQSDKHDQTHLEFDLQHQTQEHVDRNKRDTCKGRGKNQHLPLRPPSKRVRRQKLCYSRGILK